A single Fundulus heteroclitus isolate FHET01 chromosome 4, MU-UCD_Fhet_4.1, whole genome shotgun sequence DNA region contains:
- the LOC118562836 gene encoding uncharacterized protein LOC118562836 encodes MRDVMSMALKQLQLELPQGDVSDSRSAFFRCGRAPTPFSVPPSEEYLKELHACWRDPRALSWLSSDVRVLAAMHESVKAGLDRMSAVEPAVASLIVSPDEALRPEVRFPRTQSRVTDDLLCKAYNAGARAGRLGNSLALDQELSALLAKGAIEAVDPLLQPRGYYSTYFLVAKKTGGFHPILDLRGLNQYLKVLPFHMLTTAEILQTVVAGDWFKSGDLTDAYFHVPIAAEHRRFLRFAYQGRHWQFRMLPFGLSLSLRVFTRCVKAALSPLRASGVRILPYLDDWLLCAPTQVAASRDTSRLLLQVSRLGLKVNLAKSCLVPSQTTTFLGMHLDSTTMKARPSVHRVDDIGHSCRAHGLVVSRRGVVTMDASYKGWGAVWQHRAIWGLWGPRERTEHINVLELRVVHIALRLRPLPAPRVPDWDLPLVPPLEPLAQADLKWLSCKTAFLLAIVSAKRGSYPLSKQRLSHWIVSAICHAYAVGRRSLRVRNPCFCEKIL; translated from the exons ATGCGGGATGTCATGTCCATGGCcctgaagcagctgcagcttgAACTCCCACAAGGAGATGTGTCCGACTCCAGGAGTGCCTTTTTCAGGTGCGGACGGGCCCCTACTCCATTTTCGGTACCTCCATCAGAGGAGTACCTTAAGGAGTTGCACGCTTGTTGGCGGGACCCGAGAGCGTTATCATGGCTCTCCTCAGACGTTCGGGTGTTGGCTGCCATGCACGAGTCGGTGAAAGCCGGCCTGGACCGTATGTCAGCAGTTGAACCAGCTGTTGCTTCACTGATTGTGTCGCCAGATGAGGCCCTGCGTCCTGAGGTCAGGTTCCCGCGGACACAAAGTCGGGTTACGGATGACCTCCTGTGTAAGGCATACAATGCAGGAGCGCGTGCGGGCCGTCTTGGCAACTCCCTGGCACTAGACCAAGAGCTTTCCGCCCTCCTAGCCAAGGGAGCAATCGAGGCTGTGGATCCTCTGCTGCAACCCAGAGGCTACTATTCCACGTACTTCCTCGTGGCAAAAAAGACTGGCGGTTTTCACCCCATTCTAGATCTAAGGGGACTCAATCAGTACCTGAAAGTCCTTCCATTCCACATGCTCACCACTGCAGAGATCCTTCAGACTGTCGTGGCAGGTGATTGGTTTAAGTCAGGAGATCTGACAGACGCCTACTTTCATGTACCTATTGCGGCAGAACATCGCCGCTTTCTCAGGTTTGCTTATCAGGGTCGCCATTGGCAATTCCGGATGCTCCCATTTGGGCTCTCCCTTTCCCTGAGGGTGTTTACTCGTTGTGTGAAAGcggccctctctcctctgcGGGCCTCCGGAGTCAGGATTCTGCCATACCTGGACGACTGGCTTCTCTGTGCTCCCACTCAGGTAGCTGCCTCTCGGGATACGTCCCGGCTTCTTCTTCAGGTGTCACGGTTGGGCCTCAAAGTCAACCTTGCAAAGAGTTGTCTGGTTCCATCTCAGACAACCACCTTTCTTGGGATGCATCTGGACTCCACTACCATGAAGGCCCGTCCGTCTGTTCACAGGGTGGACGACATCGGCCACTCATGTCGTGCCCATGG GTTAGTGGTGTCTCGAAGGGGAGTGGTCACCATGGATGCCAGCTACAAGGGCTGGGGCGCCGTGTGGCAACACAGAGCGATTTGGGGTCTCTGGGGTCCAAGGGAGCGCACAGAGCACATAAACGTGCTGGAGCTGCGGGTTGTGCACATAGCCCTCAG GTTACGCCCGCTGCCGGCTCCACGAGTGCCCGATTGGGACCTACCATTGGTTCCTCCATTGGAGCCTTTGGCACAAGCGGACCTCAAGTGGCTTTCTTGCAAGACCGCTTTTCTGCTGGCTATCGTCTCAGCTAAGAGAGGCA GCTACCCTCTTTCCAAGCAGCGTCTGTCCCATTGGATAGTGAGCGCCATCTGCCACGCCTACGCTGTAGGTCGCCGCTCCCTGCGAGTCAGG AATCCTTGCTTCTGCGAGAAGATTCTGTAA
- the LOC118562936 gene encoding tyrosyl-DNA phosphodiesterase 1-like isoform X2 — translation MMLLWYEEGFRVVILTSNLIRADWYQKTQGMWMSPLFPRLSEGSSSGSGESPTFFKRDLLEYLASYRAPELEDWIQRIKEHDLSETRVYLVASTPGRYVGADMERWGHLRLRKITYAL, via the exons ATGATGCTGCTGTGGTATGAAGAAGGCTTCAGAGTCGTCATCCTCACCTCCAACCTCATCAGAGCTGACTGGTATCAGAAGACCCAAGG GATGTGGATGAGCCCTCTGTTTCCACGGTTATCAGAGGGGAGCAGCTCGGGTTCAGGGGAGTCGCCCACCTTCTTTAAGCGGGACCTGCTGGAGTACCTGGCATCGTACCGCGCTCCAGAACTGGAAGATTGGATCCAACGGATCAAAGAGCATGACCTGTCGGAGACGAG AGTTTATTTGGTCGCCTCCACGCCAGGGAGGTACGTCGGAGCAGACATGGAGCGCTGGGGCCACCTGAGGCTCAGGAAG ATAACATATGCCCTCTGA
- the LOC118562936 gene encoding tyrosyl-DNA phosphodiesterase 1-like isoform X1: protein MMLLWYEEGFRVVILTSNLIRADWYQKTQGMWMSPLFPRLSEGSSSGSGESPTFFKRDLLEYLASYRAPELEDWIQRIKEHDLSETRVYLVASTPGRYVGADMERWGHLRLRKVKHFNASH from the exons ATGATGCTGCTGTGGTATGAAGAAGGCTTCAGAGTCGTCATCCTCACCTCCAACCTCATCAGAGCTGACTGGTATCAGAAGACCCAAGG GATGTGGATGAGCCCTCTGTTTCCACGGTTATCAGAGGGGAGCAGCTCGGGTTCAGGGGAGTCGCCCACCTTCTTTAAGCGGGACCTGCTGGAGTACCTGGCATCGTACCGCGCTCCAGAACTGGAAGATTGGATCCAACGGATCAAAGAGCATGACCTGTCGGAGACGAG AGTTTATTTGGTCGCCTCCACGCCAGGGAGGTACGTCGGAGCAGACATGGAGCGCTGGGGCCACCTGAGGCTCAGGAAGGTGAAGCATTTCAATGCATCCCACTAA